The Stenotrophomonas maltophilia genome includes a region encoding these proteins:
- a CDS encoding S8 family serine peptidase, whose translation MIKKQNLRINVLAAAVLSLTGVGLAQAADLKANAPLSGPKTQQVDGIIVKYRAGSAAAADANAKLAVVNSAIARAVPAGTNAAARSAALRPQVARKLGIGADLIRLQGGIARAELDKVLGELKADPTVEYAVADAIMYPIDAASSPRADAVAKSDASPSFVPNDPYYQSHNWHFHNPVGGVNAPAAWDVSQGEGVVVAVLDTGILPEHPDFAAGTLLEGYDFISQASRSRRAADGRVPGALDYGDWMPTANACYDGSPVRDSSWHGTHVTGTIAEATNNGLHTAGLAYKAKVLPVRVLGYCGGTLSDITDAITWASGGTVAGIPANQNPAEIINMSLGGSGSCDPAYQAAITGATNRGTLVVVAAGNDSMNVANARPANCDGVVSVGATGITGAMAYYSNFGTRIDLSGPGGGVTDGNPNGYVWQAVSSSKTSPPAAGSTEGYTLGGKAGTSMAAPHVAAVAALVQSALIAANRDPLAPAGMRTLLKETARPFPVSIPSATPIGTGIVDAKAALDKALEEPCTENCGPVAKPLTNKVAIGGLSGAAGSSVLYSFEAAAGKQLSVITYGGTGNVSVYLAKGREPSATDNDARSTRPGTSETVRVTAPTAGTYYIKVVGEAAYSGVSILATQ comes from the coding sequence GTGATCAAGAAGCAGAACCTTCGCATCAATGTGTTGGCAGCCGCCGTGCTGTCGCTGACCGGTGTTGGCCTGGCACAGGCCGCCGACCTGAAAGCAAATGCGCCGTTGTCCGGCCCGAAGACGCAGCAGGTTGATGGCATCATCGTGAAGTACCGCGCTGGCAGCGCCGCAGCTGCCGATGCGAACGCCAAGCTGGCCGTGGTCAACTCGGCCATCGCCCGCGCCGTGCCGGCAGGTACCAACGCGGCTGCGCGCAGTGCCGCGCTGCGACCGCAGGTGGCCCGCAAGCTGGGCATCGGTGCCGATCTGATCCGCCTGCAGGGAGGAATCGCGCGCGCCGAACTGGACAAGGTGCTGGGCGAACTGAAGGCTGACCCGACCGTCGAATATGCGGTGGCCGACGCCATCATGTATCCGATCGATGCCGCGTCGTCGCCGCGTGCGGATGCCGTCGCGAAGTCCGATGCGTCGCCCAGCTTCGTGCCCAACGATCCGTACTACCAGAGCCACAACTGGCACTTCCACAACCCGGTCGGTGGCGTGAACGCACCGGCCGCATGGGACGTCTCGCAGGGCGAGGGCGTCGTGGTGGCCGTGCTCGATACCGGCATCCTGCCCGAGCACCCGGATTTCGCCGCCGGCACCCTGCTGGAGGGCTACGACTTCATCAGCCAGGCCAGCCGCTCGCGTCGTGCCGCCGATGGCCGCGTGCCGGGTGCACTCGACTACGGTGACTGGATGCCCACCGCCAATGCCTGCTACGACGGCTCGCCGGTACGCGACAGCAGCTGGCACGGTACCCATGTGACCGGCACCATCGCCGAGGCCACCAACAACGGCCTGCATACCGCCGGCCTGGCCTACAAGGCCAAGGTGTTGCCGGTGCGCGTGCTCGGCTACTGCGGTGGCACCCTGTCGGACATCACCGACGCCATCACCTGGGCCTCGGGCGGTACCGTGGCCGGCATCCCTGCCAACCAGAATCCGGCCGAGATCATCAACATGAGCCTGGGCGGCTCCGGCAGCTGCGATCCGGCCTACCAGGCGGCCATCACCGGTGCCACCAACCGCGGTACCCTGGTGGTGGTGGCAGCCGGCAACGACTCGATGAATGTCGCCAACGCCCGCCCGGCCAACTGCGATGGCGTGGTCTCGGTCGGCGCGACCGGCATCACCGGCGCCATGGCCTACTACTCCAACTTCGGTACCCGCATCGATCTGTCCGGCCCGGGCGGTGGCGTCACCGACGGCAATCCGAACGGCTATGTCTGGCAGGCGGTGTCCAGCAGCAAGACGTCGCCGCCGGCAGCCGGTTCCACCGAGGGTTACACCCTTGGCGGCAAGGCCGGCACGTCGATGGCGGCACCGCATGTGGCTGCCGTCGCCGCGCTGGTGCAGAGCGCGCTGATCGCCGCCAACCGCGACCCGCTCGCGCCGGCGGGCATGCGTACCCTGCTGAAGGAAACGGCACGTCCGTTCCCGGTCAGCATTCCGTCCGCCACGCCGATCGGTACCGGCATCGTCGATGCCAAGGCCGCGCTGGACAAGGCCCTGGAAGAGCCATGCACCGAGAACTGCGGGCCGGTGGCCAAGCCGCTGACCAACAAGGTGGCCATCGGCGGGTTGAGTGGTGCCGCCGGCAGCAGCGTGCTTTACAGCTTCGAAGCCGCGGCAGGCAAGCAGCTCAGCGTCATCACCTATGGTGGCACCGGCAACGTGTCGGTCTACCTGGCCAAGGGCCGCGAGCCGAGTGCCACCGACAACGATGCGCGCTCGACCCGTCCGGGCACCTCGGAAACGGTGCGGGTGACGGCACCGACTGCCGGCACCTACTACATCAAGGTGGTGGGCGAGGCGGCTTACAGCGGTGTGAGCATTCTCGCCACGCAGTAA
- the gspE gene encoding type II secretion system ATPase GspE, which produces MNALAATAADDAEGRILDALLARGRLKESDLARARPLHAEAGGSLLGLLVRLGLVSERDQAQASAEVLGLPLLDGKQLPDSPPQGLAEGLPLSLRFLKQFHVCPLALDEQGVRLWLADAHDPYPQQAVQLALGVPVTPVLGMRAEIDDLVERWFGQGRSAMGAIVETADGEGGAVDDIEHLRDLASEAPVIRLVNLVIQRAVELRASDIHVEPFESRLKVRYRVDGVLVEGESPPANLTAAVISRIKIMARLNIAERRLPQDGRIMLRVQGKELDLRVSTVPTAHGESVVMRLLDRETVVFDFHRLGFTDAFLPQFRKVLEQPHGILLVTGPTGSGKTTTLYTALSQLNTADVKIITVEDPVEYQIEGINQIQAKPQIGLDFANALRSIVRQDPDIIMIGEMRDLETARIAIQSALTGHLVLSTLHTNNAAGGITRLLDMGVEDYLLTSTINGILAQRLVRRLEPTHADRYEASPEEIERFELRRLQPEGPIHLYRPKPSALAPTGYLGRTTIMEFLVMNDALRRAVMRRDGMGEIERIAREAGMRTMYEDGLAKALSGQTTIEEVLRVTEES; this is translated from the coding sequence GTGAACGCCCTTGCTGCAACCGCTGCCGACGACGCCGAAGGCCGCATCCTGGATGCGTTGTTGGCGCGTGGCCGCCTCAAGGAGAGCGATCTTGCACGGGCACGGCCGCTGCACGCGGAGGCCGGCGGCAGCCTGCTTGGCCTGCTGGTGCGGCTGGGGCTGGTGTCCGAACGTGACCAGGCGCAGGCCAGCGCCGAGGTGCTGGGCCTGCCGCTGCTGGATGGCAAGCAGCTGCCGGATTCACCGCCCCAGGGTCTGGCCGAGGGCCTGCCGCTGTCCCTGCGTTTCCTCAAACAGTTCCATGTATGCCCGCTGGCGCTGGATGAACAGGGTGTACGGCTGTGGCTGGCCGATGCCCACGATCCCTATCCGCAGCAGGCTGTGCAGCTGGCACTTGGCGTACCGGTGACGCCGGTGCTGGGCATGCGTGCGGAGATCGATGATCTGGTCGAGCGCTGGTTCGGCCAGGGCCGCAGCGCGATGGGCGCGATTGTCGAAACCGCAGACGGCGAGGGCGGCGCGGTCGACGATATCGAGCACCTGCGCGACCTGGCCTCGGAAGCGCCGGTGATCCGCCTGGTCAACCTGGTGATCCAGCGTGCGGTGGAACTGCGCGCTTCGGACATCCACGTCGAGCCGTTCGAAAGCCGGCTGAAGGTGCGTTACCGTGTCGATGGCGTACTGGTGGAGGGCGAAAGCCCGCCGGCCAACCTCACCGCAGCGGTGATCAGCCGCATCAAGATCATGGCCCGCCTCAACATCGCCGAGCGCCGCCTGCCGCAGGATGGCCGCATCATGCTGCGCGTGCAGGGCAAGGAGCTGGACCTGCGCGTGAGCACGGTGCCGACCGCGCACGGCGAGAGCGTGGTGATGCGCCTGCTCGACCGCGAAACGGTGGTGTTCGATTTCCATCGTCTCGGCTTTACCGATGCGTTCCTGCCGCAGTTCCGCAAAGTGCTGGAACAACCGCACGGCATCCTGCTGGTCACAGGCCCGACCGGTTCGGGCAAGACCACCACGCTGTACACCGCGCTGAGCCAGCTCAACACCGCCGACGTCAAGATCATCACGGTGGAAGATCCGGTCGAGTACCAGATCGAGGGCATCAACCAGATCCAGGCCAAGCCGCAGATCGGCCTGGACTTCGCCAACGCACTGCGCAGCATCGTGCGCCAGGACCCGGACATCATCATGATCGGCGAAATGCGCGACCTGGAAACCGCGCGCATCGCGATCCAGTCGGCGCTGACCGGCCACCTGGTGCTGTCCACCCTGCACACCAACAATGCGGCCGGCGGCATCACCCGCCTGCTCGACATGGGCGTGGAGGATTATCTCCTCACGTCCACCATCAACGGCATCCTGGCCCAGCGCCTGGTGCGTCGGCTGGAGCCGACCCACGCCGACCGCTATGAAGCCTCGCCGGAGGAGATCGAGCGTTTCGAGCTGCGCCGCCTGCAGCCGGAAGGGCCGATCCATCTATACCGCCCGAAGCCTTCGGCACTGGCGCCGACTGGTTACCTGGGCCGCACCACCATCATGGAATTCCTGGTGATGAACGACGCGCTGCGGCGTGCGGTGATGCGCCGCGATGGCATGGGCGAGATCGAACGCATCGCCCGTGAAGCCGGCATGCGCACCATGTACGAGGATGGCCTGGCCAAAGCACTCAGCGGCCAGACCACCATCGAGGAAGTGCTGCGCGTGACCGAGGAAAGCTGA
- the xpsF gene encoding type II secretion system protein XpsF, giving the protein MPNYRYKALNSHGEIFDGQMEAASEAELVARLQDQGHLPMETQLADGGVVGGSSWRTLLRQRPLQGAALLQFTQQLATLLGAGQPLDRALSILLGLPEDERSRRAITDIRDVVRGGAPLSTALERQHGLFSRLYVNMVRAGEAGGSLHETLQRLADYLERSRALQGKVINALVYPAILLVVVGGALLFLLGYVVPQFAQMYESLDVALPWFTNAVLQLGLFVRDWWVLLLVVPALLALFFERKVRQPAFRLALDGWLLQRRGIGRLLGELETARLARTLGTLLRNGVPLLGALGIARNVLGNRALAADVEAAADEVKNGAGLSLALSRGKRFPRLALQMIQVGEESGALDTMLLKAADTFEQDSARRIDRLLAAMVPAITLVLASVVGAVIVAVLVPLYDLTNAIG; this is encoded by the coding sequence ATGCCGAACTACCGCTACAAAGCGCTCAATTCGCACGGCGAGATATTCGACGGGCAGATGGAAGCCGCCAGCGAGGCCGAACTGGTCGCGCGCCTGCAGGATCAGGGCCATCTGCCGATGGAGACCCAGCTGGCCGATGGCGGCGTGGTCGGCGGCAGCAGCTGGCGCACGCTGCTGCGCCAGCGCCCGTTGCAGGGCGCGGCGCTGCTGCAGTTCACCCAGCAGCTGGCGACCCTGCTTGGTGCCGGCCAGCCGCTGGACCGTGCACTGTCGATCCTGCTCGGGCTTCCGGAAGACGAACGCTCGCGGCGTGCGATCACCGACATTCGCGACGTGGTGCGCGGCGGTGCGCCGCTGTCGACCGCGCTGGAGCGCCAGCACGGCCTGTTCTCGCGCCTGTACGTGAACATGGTGCGTGCCGGCGAGGCGGGTGGCAGCCTGCACGAGACCCTGCAGCGGCTGGCCGACTACCTCGAACGCAGCCGCGCGCTGCAGGGCAAGGTGATCAACGCACTGGTCTATCCGGCCATCCTGCTGGTGGTGGTGGGCGGTGCGCTGCTGTTCCTGCTCGGTTACGTGGTGCCACAGTTCGCGCAGATGTACGAAAGCCTGGACGTGGCGCTGCCGTGGTTCACCAATGCGGTACTGCAGCTGGGCCTGTTCGTGCGCGACTGGTGGGTGCTGCTGCTGGTGGTGCCCGCACTGCTGGCATTGTTCTTCGAACGCAAGGTACGGCAACCGGCGTTCCGGCTGGCGCTGGATGGATGGCTGCTGCAGCGTCGCGGCATCGGCCGCCTGCTGGGCGAACTGGAAACCGCGCGGCTGGCGCGCACGCTGGGCACCCTGCTGCGCAATGGCGTGCCGCTGCTCGGGGCGCTGGGCATCGCACGCAACGTGCTGGGCAACCGCGCGCTGGCCGCTGATGTGGAAGCGGCCGCCGACGAAGTGAAGAACGGTGCCGGCCTGTCGCTGGCACTGTCACGCGGCAAGCGTTTCCCACGCCTGGCCCTGCAGATGATCCAGGTCGGCGAGGAATCCGGTGCCCTCGATACCATGCTGCTGAAAGCTGCCGACACGTTTGAACAGGACAGCGCCCGTCGCATCGACCGCCTGTTGGCCGCGATGGTGCCGGCGATCACCCTGGTGCTGGCCTCGGTGGTCGGTGCGGTGATCGTGGCCGTGCTGGTGCCGTTGTACGACCTGACCAATGCCATCGGCTGA
- the gspG gene encoding type II secretion system major pseudopilin GspG, protein MIASRRPIRLSFTAARNQSGMSLLEIIIVIVLIGAVLTLVASRVLGGADRGKANIAKAQVQTVASKVDNYQIDTGKLPGSLNDLVTAPAGVGGWLGPYAKPADLNDPWGHALEYRAPGEGQPYELISLGKDGKAGGSSVDADIRYQP, encoded by the coding sequence ATGATTGCTTCCCGTCGACCGATCCGCCTTTCCTTCACTGCCGCGCGCAACCAGTCGGGCATGAGCCTGCTGGAAATCATCATCGTCATCGTGCTGATCGGCGCGGTGCTGACCCTGGTCGCCAGCCGCGTGCTGGGCGGTGCCGATCGTGGCAAGGCGAACATCGCCAAGGCCCAGGTGCAGACCGTTGCCTCCAAGGTCGACAACTACCAGATCGATACCGGCAAGCTGCCTGGCTCGCTCAACGATCTGGTGACCGCACCGGCAGGTGTCGGTGGCTGGCTGGGCCCGTACGCCAAGCCGGCCGACCTGAATGACCCGTGGGGCCACGCGTTGGAGTACCGCGCGCCGGGCGAAGGCCAGCCGTATGAACTGATCAGCCTGGGCAAGGACGGCAAGGCCGGCGGCAGCAGCGTCGACGCTGACATCCGCTACCAGCCGTAA
- the xpsH gene encoding type II secretion system protein XpsH — MMHFLPRRLPRPRLHGRRAAGLSLLEMLLVIALIAAIGLITAAGLSRGFAGMQLRSAGKDIANQLRMVRAQAIARGEPQRFVIEPARRRWQGANQRQGDVPTQLQVQFEGAAQLATAPGQGVIEFHPDGGSSGGRIRLQREGAEWRIDVGWLTGEVRSGPWQAP; from the coding sequence ATGATGCATTTCCTGCCGCGCCGGCTGCCTCGCCCGCGCCTGCACGGCAGGCGCGCAGCGGGCCTGTCGCTGCTGGAAATGCTGCTGGTGATCGCGCTGATCGCCGCGATCGGCCTGATCACCGCCGCGGGTCTGTCGCGCGGCTTTGCCGGCATGCAGCTGCGCAGCGCCGGCAAGGACATCGCCAACCAGCTGCGCATGGTGCGCGCCCAGGCCATCGCGCGCGGTGAGCCGCAGCGCTTCGTGATCGAGCCGGCGCGTCGCCGTTGGCAGGGGGCCAACCAGCGGCAGGGCGATGTGCCGACGCAGCTGCAGGTGCAGTTCGAAGGCGCCGCGCAGCTGGCCACCGCGCCGGGGCAGGGCGTGATCGAGTTCCATCCCGACGGTGGTTCCAGTGGTGGCCGCATCCGCCTGCAACGTGAGGGCGCCGAATGGCGCATCGATGTCGGCTGGCTGACCGGCGAGGTCCGCTCCGGCCCGTGGCAGGCGCCATGA
- the xpsI gene encoding type II secretion system protein XpsI: protein MKRQARGFTLLEVIIAFALLGLALTLLLGSLSGGAKQVREAELRTRAVLHAQSLLAEAGVAAPLQVGSQQGDWEQGRYHWELQVQPWVEPRAANAVQAQAQSPGAPWLAELQLQVRWGEGEREQLRWRSLRLLPPDLESAR from the coding sequence ATGAAGCGGCAGGCGCGTGGTTTTACGTTGCTGGAAGTGATCATCGCCTTCGCCTTGCTGGGCCTGGCGCTGACGCTGCTTCTGGGCAGCCTGTCAGGTGGCGCGAAACAGGTCCGAGAGGCCGAGCTGCGCACGCGTGCGGTGCTGCATGCGCAGTCGCTGCTGGCCGAAGCCGGTGTCGCCGCGCCATTGCAGGTGGGCAGCCAGCAGGGCGACTGGGAACAGGGCCGATACCATTGGGAGCTGCAGGTACAGCCATGGGTCGAGCCGCGTGCCGCCAACGCGGTACAGGCACAGGCGCAATCGCCGGGGGCTCCCTGGCTGGCCGAGCTGCAGCTTCAGGTGCGCTGGGGCGAAGGCGAACGCGAACAACTGCGCTGGCGCAGCCTGCGCCTGCTGCCGCCGGACCTGGAGAGCGCGCGATGA
- a CDS encoding type II secretion system protein J yields the protein MKRRAAGFTLVEVMLATVLLAGGLVLAFASVRSAMAVSQRGEQIAAESERMRAVEALLRRQLAGALRTPLEVPDPTREPIFFQGEEQRMLFAADLAGYLGRGGAYLHALQVDGRSGQQRLLLDLVLLQEGERIAETPPRPPEVLVENLKSVQLRYRGIDASTGQVTDWMPRWDDTRRLPMLVEIQIVPAKGAPWPALVVAPRAGGSGGAR from the coding sequence ATGAAGCGACGCGCCGCAGGCTTTACCCTGGTGGAAGTGATGTTGGCCACGGTGCTGTTGGCCGGTGGCCTGGTGTTGGCCTTTGCCAGCGTGCGCTCGGCGATGGCGGTGAGCCAGCGTGGCGAGCAGATTGCCGCCGAGAGCGAACGCATGCGTGCGGTCGAGGCTCTGCTGCGGCGGCAGCTGGCCGGTGCGCTGCGCACGCCGCTGGAGGTGCCCGATCCCACCCGCGAACCGATCTTCTTCCAGGGCGAAGAGCAACGCATGCTGTTCGCGGCCGATCTAGCGGGCTATCTGGGCCGTGGCGGTGCCTACCTGCACGCACTGCAGGTGGATGGCCGCAGCGGCCAGCAACGCCTCCTGCTCGACCTGGTGCTGCTGCAGGAGGGCGAGCGCATCGCCGAAACTCCGCCGCGCCCACCGGAGGTGCTGGTGGAGAACCTCAAGTCGGTGCAACTGCGCTATCGCGGCATCGATGCCAGCACCGGGCAGGTGACTGATTGGATGCCGCGCTGGGATGATACCCGGCGCCTGCCGATGCTGGTGGAGATCCAGATCGTGCCCGCCAAGGGCGCTCCCTGGCCTGCACTGGTGGTCGCTCCGCGCGCGGGCGGCAGTGGAGGAGCGCGATGA
- a CDS encoding type II secretion system minor pseudopilin: MSRAHGAALVLVLWLIALMTALVGAFALSARVEHLQQRVLDDDARGQERARAGLEYALTRLSADPQRAPWRADGRVYRWQFDDASIEIKVLDENGKINLNLADVALLSAFLKALGEDEAQARQLAGAIVDWRDEDSLLQPGGGAEAPDYAAAGLPYGPRNKRFETLGELQRVLGMRGPLYQAMLPHLTLYSRQARPDPQFASAPVLTALGLDADTVLAQRAQQERDADTAGGATTLASSSGTYSIESRATDGSGRRSVLQAVVRNGSGGVPGRSYTVLRWEQGMTAR; encoded by the coding sequence ATGAGCCGGGCGCACGGCGCGGCGCTGGTACTGGTCCTGTGGCTGATCGCCCTGATGACGGCGCTGGTGGGCGCGTTCGCGTTGAGCGCGCGGGTCGAGCACCTGCAGCAGCGGGTGCTGGATGATGATGCGCGAGGCCAGGAGCGTGCACGGGCGGGACTTGAGTACGCGCTGACGCGCCTGTCCGCCGATCCGCAGCGGGCGCCCTGGCGCGCCGATGGCCGTGTCTATCGTTGGCAGTTCGATGACGCCAGCATCGAGATCAAGGTGCTGGACGAGAACGGCAAGATCAACCTGAACCTGGCCGACGTGGCTCTGCTGAGCGCCTTCCTCAAGGCGCTGGGTGAAGACGAAGCGCAGGCCCGCCAGCTGGCCGGCGCGATCGTCGACTGGCGCGACGAAGACAGCCTGCTGCAGCCCGGCGGCGGTGCCGAAGCGCCCGACTATGCCGCAGCAGGCCTGCCCTATGGCCCCCGCAACAAGCGTTTCGAGACGCTGGGCGAGCTGCAGCGGGTACTCGGCATGCGCGGCCCGCTGTACCAGGCCATGCTGCCGCACCTGACCCTGTACAGCCGCCAGGCGCGCCCGGATCCCCAGTTTGCCAGCGCGCCGGTGCTGACCGCACTGGGCCTGGATGCGGATACCGTGCTGGCGCAGCGCGCACAGCAGGAGCGTGACGCAGATACCGCTGGCGGTGCGACAACGCTTGCCAGCAGCAGCGGCACCTATAGTATCGAGTCTCGTGCAACCGACGGCAGTGGACGCCGGTCGGTGTTGCAGGCAGTGGTACGCAATGGCTCGGGCGGGGTTCCCGGGCGGTCCTACACAGTGCTTCGCTGGGAGCAGGGAATGACAGCAAGATGA
- a CDS encoding PilN domain-containing protein, with product MTAWQDSVRQVQGRIGPGAGRFLRWWRQSLLAWVPARWQWALGWAQARLLLQREGDHLQVWREAGERREPVVRLPWPLSPAELDRVLEARLRSLPRVWLLPAGDVLRRQLRLPAAAADRLRAVVGFEIDRQTPFESSQVSYDVRERGAAGEGQLQVELVAWPLRQLEAWRSNVGQWADALSGVDAIDAQGNILQVNLLPPAQRQLQADPMRRWNLLLAVAAVVMLVLSGLQVLDNRRAAADELRAQVERSARSARGVASERAQLQALIDGAAFLEKQRGQRAGTVEIWNELTRRLPEGTYLEKLAIENNNLQLIGLSREASQLVQLLQDAPQWRKVNLTGVLQADGAASGRDRFTMTAELQPLPAAAPNREAADADAKRTP from the coding sequence ATGACGGCATGGCAGGACAGTGTGCGGCAGGTACAGGGCCGGATCGGCCCTGGCGCCGGCCGTTTCCTGCGCTGGTGGCGGCAATCGCTGCTGGCCTGGGTGCCGGCACGTTGGCAGTGGGCACTGGGCTGGGCACAGGCACGCCTGCTGCTGCAGCGCGAAGGCGACCACCTTCAGGTCTGGCGTGAGGCGGGGGAGCGCCGCGAACCGGTCGTACGGCTGCCGTGGCCGCTGTCCCCGGCCGAACTGGATCGCGTGCTGGAAGCCCGCCTGCGCAGCTTGCCGCGGGTGTGGCTGCTGCCGGCAGGCGATGTGCTGCGCCGGCAGCTGCGCCTGCCGGCGGCGGCGGCTGACCGCCTGCGTGCGGTGGTCGGTTTCGAGATCGACCGGCAGACGCCTTTCGAATCCAGCCAGGTCAGCTATGACGTGCGTGAACGTGGCGCGGCGGGCGAGGGCCAGCTGCAGGTCGAACTGGTGGCCTGGCCGTTGCGGCAGCTCGAGGCCTGGCGCAGCAACGTGGGCCAATGGGCCGATGCACTGTCCGGTGTCGATGCCATTGATGCGCAGGGCAACATCCTGCAGGTGAACCTGCTGCCGCCCGCGCAGCGTCAGCTGCAGGCCGACCCGATGCGGCGCTGGAACCTTCTGCTGGCCGTGGCCGCGGTGGTGATGCTGGTGCTGTCTGGCCTGCAGGTGCTGGACAATCGCCGCGCGGCGGCCGACGAACTGCGTGCCCAGGTGGAGCGCAGCGCGCGCAGTGCGCGTGGCGTGGCCAGCGAACGTGCCCAGCTGCAGGCGCTGATCGACGGTGCCGCGTTCCTCGAAAAGCAGCGCGGCCAGCGCGCGGGTACGGTGGAGATCTGGAACGAACTGACCCGGCGCCTGCCGGAGGGAACGTACCTGGAAAAACTGGCCATCGAGAACAACAACCTGCAGCTGATCGGCCTGAGCCGCGAGGCCTCGCAGCTGGTGCAGCTGCTGCAGGATGCGCCGCAGTGGCGCAAGGTCAACCTGACCGGCGTACTGCAGGCTGACGGCGCCGCCAGTGGCCGCGACCGCTTCACCATGACCGCTGAACTGCAGCCGTTGCCGGCGGCAGCCCCGAACCGGGAGGCGGCCGATGCCGATGCCAAGCGCACGCCGTGA
- the gspM gene encoding type II secretion system protein GspM has protein sequence MPMPSARRDRWLALALLLAVLGLAYLLLVHPWFTQPLREIDADVAALREREQRVQAQLQQQPQIEQRLRATREALQQRPGFLREATAEAAAAALGAKLQDAVAMASPGNRSCTISNRTPLTDNRRDAEFVRVAMQVRLRCGVAELATVLHSLETGSPRLFVDNLNLIAQRFQQSPNESGLGLDVSFELAGYLLPGAAADGSAPAPAAEPVSAPQPPSAPPAPAPAAPVEGQEVADET, from the coding sequence ATGCCGATGCCAAGCGCACGCCGTGACCGCTGGCTGGCACTGGCACTGTTGCTGGCAGTGCTGGGCCTGGCCTACCTGCTGCTGGTGCACCCCTGGTTCACCCAGCCGCTGCGCGAAATCGATGCTGATGTCGCCGCCCTGCGCGAGCGCGAGCAGCGCGTGCAGGCGCAGCTGCAGCAGCAGCCGCAGATCGAACAGCGCCTGCGTGCCACCCGCGAGGCACTGCAGCAGCGGCCGGGCTTCCTGCGCGAGGCCACCGCCGAGGCTGCAGCCGCTGCGCTCGGCGCGAAGCTGCAGGATGCGGTGGCGATGGCCAGCCCGGGCAACCGCAGCTGCACCATCAGCAACCGCACGCCGCTCACCGACAACCGCCGCGACGCCGAGTTCGTGCGCGTCGCCATGCAGGTGCGCCTGCGCTGTGGCGTGGCCGAACTGGCCACGGTGCTGCACAGCCTGGAGACCGGCAGCCCGCGCCTGTTCGTCGACAACCTCAACCTGATCGCGCAGCGCTTCCAGCAGTCGCCGAATGAATCCGGGCTCGGCCTGGATGTGTCATTCGAACTGGCTGGTTACCTGCTGCCGGGGGCTGCTGCCGATGGCAGTGCGCCGGCGCCTGCCGCCGAACCGGTGTCCGCGCCGCAGCCGCCTTCAGCGCCACCCGCCCCCGCACCGGCGGCGCCGGTCGAGGGACAGGAGGTCGCTGATGAAACTTGA